The region CCCGACTGGGCCATCGCTTTTGAAAAAGATAAAGTGAAGCACGTATTCTTTGTCGCCGAAACCAAAGGCTCGATGGATTCGATGATGCTTCGCCCTGTCGAAAAAGCAAAAATCGAATGTGTGAAAAAACTCTTTTTGGAAGCCTCGAACGGAAAAGTTCACTACGCGCACGTGGCGACGTATCAGGATTTGCTGAATGCCGTGAGGGGGTGCTAAATTCTTCGCTTCATTTCATAAACGCCAAAAGCCGCTCATACGAGCGGCTTTCTGTATAAGCGTGAAAAAAATTTATCGTTTGCTTAAAGCATTTCGCAGTTGCCAATCGATGTGGCGTTTCATTTCTTCGTGAGCGTCGAAGGTTAAATTGAAAACGCTTGCGATTTTGTCGACGGAGAAAAGCATCGGCTGATCGGACCAGCCTAAATTTTGCTCCACAATTTTTGCGGCGCTTTTTTGGCCGGTGATTTTTTCGTAATCGGTGAGCATTTCTTCGGCGATTTCTTTCCACGAAATCCATGAGGCGCTGAGGCCGAGGAAAATTTCTTCGTTCAAATCGCTGTCGAGGACGCGGTGAAAAAGTTTTGCTTGATCCGCAGCCGAGATAAATTGCGTGCCGTCATTTTGGATGAGATGAATCTCGCCGCCGCTCACGATGGCTTGCGCCATTAGGGCAAAGCGTTTATCGGGCTGAGAAACGCCGCTGTTTTCGAAGGCGGGATTTCCGAAAGTATAACCGGGGCGGATAATGTTTCGCTTCATTGCGGTCGCACGGAATCCGAGAACGTAGGCTTCGCCGGCGGCTTTCGTCGCCCCGTATAAATCGATGGGGAGATTCGCTACGTTTTCATTCATCACGCTGCGGAATTTTCCCATTGCGGCGGTGCTACTCGTGTAAATAAATTTTTTGCAGCCTGCGCGCGAAGCGGCTTGTAAAATGAGAACGGTTGCGCGCGTATCGTTTTCGAGCATCGCGAGAGGAGTTTCGCCCCAACCGAGGGCGATATGCAGACAAGCGTCGCAGCCTT is a window of Hallerella porci DNA encoding:
- a CDS encoding NAD-dependent epimerase/dehydratase family protein; the protein is MRVFITGGTGFIGHYVARELLASGHELIILTRHPDKIAALTNHPKVTLLSGSIYDAATISKGLEGCDACLHIALGWGETPLAMLENDTRATVLILQAASRAGCKKFIYTSSTAAMGKFRSVMNENVANLPIDLYGATKAAGEAYVLGFRATAMKRNIIRPGYTFGNPAFENSGVSQPDKRFALMAQAIVSGGEIHLIQNDGTQFISAADQAKLFHRVLDSDLNEEIFLGLSASWISWKEIAEEMLTDYEKITGQKSAAKIVEQNLGWSDQPMLFSVDKIASVFNLTFDAHEEMKRHIDWQLRNALSKR